From a single Devosia litorisediminis genomic region:
- a CDS encoding DUF6384 family protein encodes MSDATAKSAAPLDEVMLAMDVVDTLRHQQGLATRELDTDAKEAQLISKLRDIYHQQGIEVPDHILKEGVAALQESRFAYDAPEPSFGVTLAKLYVGRKQWGKPVLAIVGAVLAVMIGYFGVWQPYQAGQAEQARIELAEGLPAQMDALYETIFEETKVQQAVVDAEALRTRGQTFAAEGDRAAAEAAVADLTTLRDQLRQEYTLRVVNRPDEQSGFWTFPEINTDATNYYLVVEALDTDGDAISLPILNEENGQTETVAKWGVRVPESVYEAVVADKQDDGIIQSNEIGRKSYGFVDVEYNVPVSGGAVTRW; translated from the coding sequence ATGAGTGACGCGACCGCAAAGTCCGCTGCACCCCTGGACGAAGTCATGCTGGCGATGGATGTGGTGGATACCCTGCGTCACCAGCAAGGTCTGGCGACGCGTGAACTCGACACCGACGCCAAAGAAGCGCAACTGATCTCCAAGCTGCGCGATATCTATCATCAGCAGGGCATTGAAGTGCCAGACCACATCCTCAAAGAGGGTGTGGCGGCACTGCAGGAAAGTCGTTTTGCCTATGACGCGCCCGAGCCAAGCTTCGGTGTGACCCTGGCCAAGCTCTATGTGGGTCGCAAGCAATGGGGTAAGCCCGTGCTCGCCATAGTCGGCGCGGTACTGGCGGTCATGATTGGCTATTTCGGCGTCTGGCAACCGTATCAAGCCGGACAGGCCGAACAGGCCAGGATCGAGCTGGCCGAAGGTCTGCCAGCGCAGATGGACGCGCTATATGAGACCATTTTTGAAGAAACCAAGGTGCAGCAGGCCGTTGTGGATGCCGAGGCCCTGCGGACCCGCGGTCAAACCTTTGCTGCTGAAGGTGACCGCGCTGCTGCAGAAGCAGCGGTTGCTGATCTGACCACGCTGCGCGACCAGTTACGTCAGGAATATACACTGCGGGTGGTCAATCGCCCCGATGAGCAATCGGGCTTCTGGACCTTTCCGGAAATCAATACCGACGCCACCAATTACTATCTGGTGGTCGAAGCGCTCGATACCGATGGAGATGCCATCAGCCTGCCAATCCTGAACGAGGAGAACGGGCAGACAGAAACTGTTGCTAAATGGGGCGTGCGGGTCCCAGAGTCGGTCTATGAGGCCGTCGTGGCCGACAAGCAGGATGACGGCATCATCCAGAGCAATGAGATCGGTCGTAAATCGTATGGTTTTGTAGATGTCGAATACAATGTGCCGGTATCCGGCGGGGCGGTAACGCGGTGGTAG
- a CDS encoding cell surface protein — MANEVTTAPATEVAPVAMSADKPLQYLDKAVNAIRDLGIWPEQQGEAPITGLLAKITELDETRVVLIGRTLSQASAFNEVVREQIAAMKIGERYEDITKGFDSIRDDAKGMVDQLADNKLDLLERASNVWMKVSRGDIATRFDKIRDTYLAVTADTKDQIDREHTILEAYRDFRGALKQSEVMALEVLGTAEKRLTEKKNILQAASEAVSTYAGSVPADRARLEMDRDEKLRDMQNEESRYQIAKDLSDNLTISYNTSEVVMARLMQTTNAKERVYQQSISFFSTNETVLTALSASFTGMFGLHESTETLNAMKEGMSKSLETLSEIGDKVTEEAVRAGYGPTVRADAVKKLVDSVVNFQEKSRTIINEMRVASTKNSEEIRDAVEDGKRRLAALAAEGNALLLEDRN; from the coding sequence ATGGCCAATGAAGTGACCACTGCACCAGCAACTGAAGTGGCGCCAGTCGCGATGTCGGCTGACAAGCCGCTGCAGTATCTGGACAAGGCGGTCAACGCCATTCGCGACCTGGGGATCTGGCCTGAACAGCAGGGTGAAGCCCCCATTACCGGCCTGCTCGCCAAGATCACCGAACTGGACGAGACCCGCGTGGTACTGATTGGTCGCACGTTGAGCCAGGCGAGCGCCTTCAATGAAGTTGTCCGCGAGCAGATCGCCGCCATGAAGATCGGTGAGCGCTACGAAGACATCACCAAGGGTTTTGATTCCATCCGCGACGACGCCAAGGGCATGGTCGACCAGTTGGCAGACAACAAGCTCGACCTGCTTGAGCGGGCGTCCAATGTGTGGATGAAGGTCAGCCGCGGCGATATCGCCACGCGCTTTGACAAAATCCGTGACACCTATCTGGCCGTCACGGCCGACACCAAGGATCAGATCGACCGCGAACACACCATTCTGGAGGCCTATCGCGACTTCCGTGGCGCGCTCAAGCAGTCAGAAGTGATGGCCCTGGAAGTGCTGGGGACCGCTGAAAAGCGTCTCACCGAGAAAAAGAACATCCTCCAGGCTGCTTCGGAAGCCGTCTCGACGTATGCCGGCAGCGTTCCTGCTGATCGTGCGCGTCTGGAAATGGATCGCGACGAAAAGCTGCGCGACATGCAAAATGAAGAGTCGCGCTATCAGATCGCCAAGGACCTCTCGGACAATCTGACCATTTCGTACAACACGTCCGAAGTGGTGATGGCTCGTCTGATGCAGACGACCAATGCCAAGGAGCGGGTCTATCAGCAGTCGATTTCGTTCTTCTCGACCAATGAGACCGTGCTGACCGCATTGTCCGCGTCGTTCACCGGCATGTTTGGCCTGCATGAATCCACCGAGACACTGAACGCCATGAAGGAAGGGATGAGCAAGAGCCTCGAAACCCTTTCCGAGATCGGCGACAAGGTGACCGAGGAAGCCGTCCGGGCTGGCTACGGCCCAACGGTGCGCGCCGATGCGGTCAAGAAGCTGGTGGATTCGGTGGTGAACTTCCAGGAGAAGAGCCGCACCATCATCAACGAGATGCGCGTCGCGTCGACCAAGAATTCCGAGGAAATCCGCGACGCTGTGGAAGATGGCAAGCGCCGTCTGGCGGCTTTGGCTGCCGAGGGCAATGCGCTGCTGCTCGAGGACCGGAACTGA